In one window of Gossypium hirsutum isolate 1008001.06 chromosome A01, Gossypium_hirsutum_v2.1, whole genome shotgun sequence DNA:
- the LOC107936964 gene encoding serine/threonine-protein kinase STY46, with protein sequence MVMEDTESCGSKANDTPPMQSQKQRLKFDVYNEVLRRLRRSDKEEADWPGFDHQLWTHFDRLPTRYALDVNVERAEDVLMHQRLLHLAHDHANRLAMEVRLVQVQSTSDGNSPSEESAQSSTKLSNRQIIHPPPAFGSSPNLGSLADQDGDNSEHGNSHFSRILSIILDGENCILFQLLEMHEITFSTEDKPKLLSQLTALLAEIGLNIQEAHAFSTVDGYSLDVFVVDGWPYEETEQLKDALEKDLLKIEKQSWLKQLPTSPTKGEETRTKGDQNYVAIPNDGSDVWEIDPRHLKFENKVASGSYGDLYKGTYCSQDVAIKVLKPERVDADIQKDFAQEVFIMRKVRHKNVVQFIGACTKPPTLCIVTEFMCGGSVYDYLHKQKGVFKLRSLLKVAIDVSKGMSYLHQNDIIHRDLKAANLLMDENEVVKVADFGVARVKVQSGVMTAETGTYRWMAPEVIEHKPYDHKADVFSFGIMLWELLTGNLPYEYLTPLQAAVGVVQKGLRPTIPKNYNPKLTQLLERCWQQDPTLRPDFSEIIGILQQISKEVGDEGKSSGGFFSALRKAAK encoded by the exons ATGGTGATGGAGGATACCGAGAGTTGCGGGAGCAAAGCTAACGATACGCCGCCAATGCAAAGCCAGAAACAGCGGCTAAAGTTTGACGTCTACAATGAGGTGCTCAGACGGCTTCGACGATCCGATAAAGAAGAGGCTGATTGGCCCGGCTTTGACCACCAACTCTGGACTCACTTCGATCGCCTTCCTACTCG CTATGCATTGGATGTGAATGTGGAAAGAGCAGAAGATGTTCTTATGCACCAAAGATTACTGCATTTGGCTCATGATCATGCCAATAGACTCGCAATGGAAGTTCGTCTCGTGCAG GTGCAATCTACCTCTGATGGGAACTCTCCGAGTGAGGAATCTGCTCAAAGTTCTACGAAATTGTCTAACAGACAAAT CATACATCCACCACCTGCCTTTGGTTCCTCACCTAATCTCGGATCCCTTGCTGATCAAGATGGAGATAATTCTGAACATGGCAATTCACATTTTTCCAG AATACTTTCTATCATTTTGGATGGTGAAAATTGCATTCTTTTCCAATTGTTGGAGATGCATGAAATTACATTTTCGACAGAAGACAAACCAAAACTTCTCAGTCAG TTGACAGCATTGCTGGCTGAGATTGGGCTGAACATCCAGGAAGCACATGCATTTTCTACAGTTGATGGTTATTCCTTAGAtgtttttgttgttgatggttggCCATATGAG GAAACGGAGCAGCTTAAAGATGCTTTGGAAAAGGATCTCTTAAAAATTGAG AAGCAATCTTGGCTGAAACAACTTCCCACTTCTCCTACAAAGGGCGAGGAGACTAGGACCAAAGGTGATCAGAATTATGTTGCAATTCCTAATGATGGGAGTGATGTTTGGGAAATTGATCCTAGACACTTGAAGTTTGAGAACAAAGTTGCATCTGGGTCATATGGGGATCT GTATAAAGGTACTTACTGTAGTCAGGATGTGGCTATTAAGGTCCTCAAGCCAGAGCGTGTAGATGCTGATATACAGAAAGACTTTGCGCAGGAAGTCTTTATTATGAG GAAAGTTCGGCATAAAAATGTAGTACAATTTATTGGTGCATGTACCAAGCCTCCAACCTTGTGTATTGTAACAG AATTTATGTGTGGTGGAAGTGTGTATGACTATCTTCATAAACAGAAGGGTGTTTTCAAGCTTCGATCATTGCTTAAAGTTGCAATAGATGTTTCCAAAGGAATGAGCTACTTGCACCAAAATGATATAATCCACAGGGATTTGAAGGCTGCAAATCTTCTGATGGATGAAAATGAA GTGGTTAAGGTTGCTGATTTTGGGGTTGCTAGAGTGAAAGTTCAATCTGGAGTTATGACAGCTGAAACTGGAACATATAGATGGATGGCTCCAGAG GTCATTGAACATAAGCCATATGATCACAAGGCCGATGTTTTCAGTTTCGGAATCATGTTATGGGAGTTGTTAACTGGAAAT CTTCCATATGAATACTTAACCCCATTACAAGCAGCTGTAGGAGTGGTTCAAAAG GGATTACGTCCGACAATCCCAAAGAACTATAACCCGAAGCTCACTCAACTGCTAGAGAGATGCTGGCAACAAGATCCAACACTAAGACCTGATTTTTCTGAAATCATAGGCATTTTACAGCAGATTTCCAAGGAG GTAGGAGATGAAGGGAAATCTTCTGGAGGATTTTTCTCAGCTCTTAGAAAGGCAGCAAAGTAG
- the LOC107936970 gene encoding cytokinin riboside 5'-monophosphate phosphoribohydrolase LOG5 encodes MKGEVLKSRFKRVCVFCGSSTGKRKCYRDAAVELAQELVARKLDLVYGGGSTGLMGLVSQAVHHGGGNVLGIIPRTLMSKEISGETIGEVRAVADMHQRKAEMANHSDCFIALPGGYGTLEELLEVITWAQLGIHDKPVGLLNVDGYYNYLLTFIDKAVDDGFIKPSQRHIFVSAPNSKELVQKLEEYVPVHDGVIAKASWEAEKQQQLAFTATTTTLQTEITL; translated from the exons ATGAAAGGGGAAGTTTTGAAATCAAGATTCAAGAGGGTATGTGTGTTTTGTGGGAGCAGTACTGGCAAGAGGAAATGTTACAGAGATGCTGCAGTTGAATTAGCCCAAGAGTTG GTGGCAAGAAAATTGGACCTTGTTTATGGAGGAGGGAGTACTGGGTTAATGGGTTTGGTTTCACAAGCTGTTCACCATGGTGGAGGCAATGTTCTTGG GATCATTCCTAGAACTCTAATGAGTAAAGAG ATAAGTGGTGAAACTATTGGGGAAGTAAGGGCAGTAGCTGACATGCACCAAAGAAAGGCAGAAATGGCCAATCACTCTGATTGTTTCATTGCCCTACCAG GTGGCTATGGAACTTTAGAAGAGTTATTAGAAGTCATAACTTGGGCTCAGTTGGGAATCCATGACAAACCC GTAGGTTTGCTTAATGTTGATGGCTATTATAACTATTTACTTACTTTCATCGACAAAGCCGTGGATGATGGCTTTATCAAACCTTCCCAACGCCATATCTTTGTCTCTGCACCAAATTCTAAAGAACTGGTTCAAAAGCTTGAG gAGTACGTGCCTGTGCATGATGGTGTCATTGCTAAAGCAAGTTGGGAAGCTGAGAAGCAGCAACAGCTGGCTTTCACTGCTACTACTACTACTTTACAGACTGAGATCACTCTATAA
- the LOC107936992 gene encoding transportin-1 isoform X1, translated as MAAAGSASWQPQEEGLKEICGLLEQQISPYSSADKSQIWQQLQHYSQFPDFNNYLVFILARAEGQSGEIRQAAGLLLKNNLRTAYKLMSPAHQQYIKSELFPCLGAADKHIRSTVGTIVTVVVQQGGILGWPELLQALVNCMDSSDLNHMEGAMDALSKICEDIPQVLDSDVPGLAERPIKIFLPRLFQFFQSPHTSLRKLSLDSVNQYIMLMPSALYTSMDKFLQGLFVLANDPAAEVRKLVCAAFVQLIEIHPSFLEPHLKNVIEYMLQVSKDTDDEVALEACEFWSAYCDAQLPYENLREYLPRLIPILLSNMVYADDDESLVDAEEDESLPDRDQDLKPRFHTPRFHGSDDAEDDDDDSCGIWNLRKCSAAALDVLSNVFGDEILPTLMPVIEAKLSASGDEAWKDREAAVLTLGAIAEGCINGLYPHLSEIVAFLIPLLDDKFALIRSISCWTLSRFSKYIVQDSGNKKGYEQFDSVLTGLLRRILDTNKRVQEAACSAFATLEEEAAEELAPRLEVILQHLMCAFGKYQRRNIRIVYDAIGTLADAVGEKLNQPVYLEILMPPLIAKWQQVSNSDKDLFRLLECFTSIAQALGTGFSQFDQPVFQRCINIIQTQQLAKVDPISAGVQYDKEFIVCSLDLLSGLTEGLQGGIESLVAQSNLRDLLLQCCMDDDTDVRQSAFALVGDLAKVCPVHLCPRLSEFLDVATNQLTTPKLNETIAVANNACWAIGELAIKVRQEISPVVMTVISCLVPILQHAEQGVNKSVVENTAITLGRLAWVCPDLVSPHMEHFMQPWCISLSMIRDDIEKEDAFRGLCAVVRANPSAALSSLVLMCKAFASWDEIRNGELHNEVCQVLHGYKQMLRNGAWDQCMSALEPPEKDKLSKYQV; from the exons ATGGCGGCGGCTGGGAGTGCTTCGTGGCAGCCACAAGAAGAGGGGTTAAAGGAGATCTGTGGATTACTAGAACAGCAGATTTCGCCTTATTCTTCAGCTGATAAGTCTCAGATTTGGCAACAGCTTCAGCACTACTCTCAGTTCCCTGATTTTAACAACTATCTCGTTTTTATCCTTGCACGAGCTGAG GGACAATCGGGAGAGATTCGACAAGCAGCTGGTTTGTTGTTGAAAAATAATCTCAGGACAGCATACAAGTTAATGTCGCCTGCACACCAGCAATATATAAAGTCTGAATTATTCCCTTGTTTAGGAGCAGCTGATAAACATATTAGGTCCACAGTTGGGACTATTGTAACCGTGGTTGTTCAACAAGGGGGAATTCTTGGGTGGCCTGAGCTGTTGCAAGCTCTTGTCAATTGCATGGATAGCAGTGACTTAAATCACATGGAAGGTGCAATGGATGCATTGTCAAAG ATTTGTGAGGATATACCACAAGTGCTAGATTCAGATGTGCCTGGGTTAGCTGAAAGGCCTATCAAAATATTCCTTCCTCGTTTATTTCAG TTTTTTCAATCTCCACATACTTCTCTGAGAAAGCTTTCATTGGATTCTGTAAACCAATACATTATGTTGATGCCTTCC GCTTTATATACATCCATGGATAAATTCCTTCAGGGTTTATTTGTCCTTGCTAATGACCCTGCTGCAGAAGTGCGGAAATTG GTTTGTGCAGCATTTGTCCAGCTAATTGAAATCCATCCATCCTTTCTGGAG CCACATTTGAAGAACGTAATTGAATATATGCTGCAAGTCAGTAAGGACACTGATGATGAAGTAGCACTAGAAGCATGTGAATTTTG GTCTGCATATTGTGATGCACAGTTACCGTATGAGAATTTGAGAGAATATTTGCCACGTCTAATTCCG attttATTGTCAAACATGGTTTATGCTGATGATGATGAATCACTTGTTGATGCTGAG GAAGATGAGTCTCTTCCAGACAGAGATCag GATCTAAAACCTCGATTTCATACACCACGATTTCATGGTTCTGATGATGCAGAAGACGAT GATGATGATTCCTGTGGCATATGGAACTTACGGAAATGCAGTGCAGCGGCTCTTGATGTTCTGTCAAATGTGTTTGGAGATGAAATTCTTCCTACTTTGATGCCTGTTATTGAG GCCAAGTTATCTGCTAGTGGTGATGAAGCTTGGAAAGATAGGGAAGCTGCCGTGTTGACTCTCGGTGCAATTGCTGAAGGTTGCATTAATGGTCTTTATCCTCATTTGTCTGAG ATTGTAGCATTTCTAATTCCCCTTTTAGATGATAAGTTTGCCCTCATAAGGAGTATTTCTTGTTGGACACTTTCTCGATTCAGCAAATACATTGTTCAG gATAGTGGTAATAAAAAGGGGTATGAGCAATTCGATTCAGTTCTTACGGGTCTCCTGCGAAGAATATTGGATACTAACAAGCGGGTGCAAGAGGCTGCTTGTTCGGCTTTTGCAACACTTGAAGAG gAGGCTGCTGAAGAGTTGGCACCGAGGTTGGAAGTGATTTTACAGCATCTTATGTGCGCTTTTGGCAAGTATCAG AGACGGAATATCAGAATTGTTTATGATGCTATTGGAACTCTAGCAGATGCTGTTGGAGAGAAATTGAATCAG CCAGTTTATCTTGAAATTCTGATGCCACCACTCATTGCGAAGTGGCAGCAGGTTTCAAATTCTGACAAAGATCTCTTTCGACTGCTGGAGTGCTTCACGTCCATAGCACAG GCATTGGGTACTGGATTCTCTCAATTTGATCAGCCTGTATTCCAGAGGTGCATAAATATCATCCAGACTCAACAACTGGCCAAG GTTGATCCTATTTCAGCTGgagttcagtatgataaggagtTCATTGTGTGCTCACTTGATTTGCTCTCTGGACTTACAGAGGGCCTTCAAGGTGGAATAGAGAGTCTG GTTGCACAGAGCAATTTAAGGGACCTGCTTTTGCAATGTTGTATGGATGATGATACCGATGTGCGACAAAGTGCCTTTGCACTTGTTGGGGACCTTGCAAAA GTTTGCCCTGTTCATTTGTGTCCTCGTTTGTCTGAATTTCTTGATGTTGCAACTAACCAATTG ACCACTCCCAAGTTAAATGAGACGATTGCAGTGGCAAACAATGCATGTTGGGCCATTGGAGAGCTAGCAATTAAG GTTCGTCAAGAAATTTCTCCGGTTGTCATGACAGTGATCTCATGTTTGGTTCCTATCCTTCAGCATGCAGAG CAAGGGGTAAACAAGTCAGTTGTTGAAAATACTGCAATTACTCTAGGGAGACTTGCATGGGTGTGTCCAGACCTTGTATCACCACACATGGAGCATTTCATGCAACCATGGTGTATTTCTTTGTCTAT GATACGTGATGATATCGAGAAAGAAGATGCCTTCCGAGGTCTATGTGCAGTG GTCCGAGCGAACCCATCAGCTGCTCTGAGTTCACTTGTTTTGATGTGCAAAGCTTTTGCAAGTTGGGAT GAAATAAGGAATGGAGAACTACATAATGAAGTTTGCCAGGTCTTGCACGGTTATAAACAG ATGCTAAGGAATGGGGCATGGGACCAATGTATGTCTGCATTGGAGCCACCTGAGAAAGACAAACTATCAAAGTATCAAGTATAA
- the LOC107936992 gene encoding transportin-1 isoform X2 — MHCQRQICEDIPQVLDSDVPGLAERPIKIFLPRLFQFFQSPHTSLRKLSLDSVNQYIMLMPSALYTSMDKFLQGLFVLANDPAAEVRKLVCAAFVQLIEIHPSFLEPHLKNVIEYMLQVSKDTDDEVALEACEFWSAYCDAQLPYENLREYLPRLIPILLSNMVYADDDESLVDAEEDESLPDRDQDLKPRFHTPRFHGSDDAEDDDDDSCGIWNLRKCSAAALDVLSNVFGDEILPTLMPVIEAKLSASGDEAWKDREAAVLTLGAIAEGCINGLYPHLSEIVAFLIPLLDDKFALIRSISCWTLSRFSKYIVQDSGNKKGYEQFDSVLTGLLRRILDTNKRVQEAACSAFATLEEEAAEELAPRLEVILQHLMCAFGKYQRRNIRIVYDAIGTLADAVGEKLNQPVYLEILMPPLIAKWQQVSNSDKDLFRLLECFTSIAQALGTGFSQFDQPVFQRCINIIQTQQLAKVDPISAGVQYDKEFIVCSLDLLSGLTEGLQGGIESLVAQSNLRDLLLQCCMDDDTDVRQSAFALVGDLAKVCPVHLCPRLSEFLDVATNQLTTPKLNETIAVANNACWAIGELAIKVRQEISPVVMTVISCLVPILQHAEQGVNKSVVENTAITLGRLAWVCPDLVSPHMEHFMQPWCISLSMIRDDIEKEDAFRGLCAVVRANPSAALSSLVLMCKAFASWDEIRNGELHNEVCQVLHGYKQMLRNGAWDQCMSALEPPEKDKLSKYQV; from the exons ATGCATTGTCAAAG ACAGATTTGTGAGGATATACCACAAGTGCTAGATTCAGATGTGCCTGGGTTAGCTGAAAGGCCTATCAAAATATTCCTTCCTCGTTTATTTCAG TTTTTTCAATCTCCACATACTTCTCTGAGAAAGCTTTCATTGGATTCTGTAAACCAATACATTATGTTGATGCCTTCC GCTTTATATACATCCATGGATAAATTCCTTCAGGGTTTATTTGTCCTTGCTAATGACCCTGCTGCAGAAGTGCGGAAATTG GTTTGTGCAGCATTTGTCCAGCTAATTGAAATCCATCCATCCTTTCTGGAG CCACATTTGAAGAACGTAATTGAATATATGCTGCAAGTCAGTAAGGACACTGATGATGAAGTAGCACTAGAAGCATGTGAATTTTG GTCTGCATATTGTGATGCACAGTTACCGTATGAGAATTTGAGAGAATATTTGCCACGTCTAATTCCG attttATTGTCAAACATGGTTTATGCTGATGATGATGAATCACTTGTTGATGCTGAG GAAGATGAGTCTCTTCCAGACAGAGATCag GATCTAAAACCTCGATTTCATACACCACGATTTCATGGTTCTGATGATGCAGAAGACGAT GATGATGATTCCTGTGGCATATGGAACTTACGGAAATGCAGTGCAGCGGCTCTTGATGTTCTGTCAAATGTGTTTGGAGATGAAATTCTTCCTACTTTGATGCCTGTTATTGAG GCCAAGTTATCTGCTAGTGGTGATGAAGCTTGGAAAGATAGGGAAGCTGCCGTGTTGACTCTCGGTGCAATTGCTGAAGGTTGCATTAATGGTCTTTATCCTCATTTGTCTGAG ATTGTAGCATTTCTAATTCCCCTTTTAGATGATAAGTTTGCCCTCATAAGGAGTATTTCTTGTTGGACACTTTCTCGATTCAGCAAATACATTGTTCAG gATAGTGGTAATAAAAAGGGGTATGAGCAATTCGATTCAGTTCTTACGGGTCTCCTGCGAAGAATATTGGATACTAACAAGCGGGTGCAAGAGGCTGCTTGTTCGGCTTTTGCAACACTTGAAGAG gAGGCTGCTGAAGAGTTGGCACCGAGGTTGGAAGTGATTTTACAGCATCTTATGTGCGCTTTTGGCAAGTATCAG AGACGGAATATCAGAATTGTTTATGATGCTATTGGAACTCTAGCAGATGCTGTTGGAGAGAAATTGAATCAG CCAGTTTATCTTGAAATTCTGATGCCACCACTCATTGCGAAGTGGCAGCAGGTTTCAAATTCTGACAAAGATCTCTTTCGACTGCTGGAGTGCTTCACGTCCATAGCACAG GCATTGGGTACTGGATTCTCTCAATTTGATCAGCCTGTATTCCAGAGGTGCATAAATATCATCCAGACTCAACAACTGGCCAAG GTTGATCCTATTTCAGCTGgagttcagtatgataaggagtTCATTGTGTGCTCACTTGATTTGCTCTCTGGACTTACAGAGGGCCTTCAAGGTGGAATAGAGAGTCTG GTTGCACAGAGCAATTTAAGGGACCTGCTTTTGCAATGTTGTATGGATGATGATACCGATGTGCGACAAAGTGCCTTTGCACTTGTTGGGGACCTTGCAAAA GTTTGCCCTGTTCATTTGTGTCCTCGTTTGTCTGAATTTCTTGATGTTGCAACTAACCAATTG ACCACTCCCAAGTTAAATGAGACGATTGCAGTGGCAAACAATGCATGTTGGGCCATTGGAGAGCTAGCAATTAAG GTTCGTCAAGAAATTTCTCCGGTTGTCATGACAGTGATCTCATGTTTGGTTCCTATCCTTCAGCATGCAGAG CAAGGGGTAAACAAGTCAGTTGTTGAAAATACTGCAATTACTCTAGGGAGACTTGCATGGGTGTGTCCAGACCTTGTATCACCACACATGGAGCATTTCATGCAACCATGGTGTATTTCTTTGTCTAT GATACGTGATGATATCGAGAAAGAAGATGCCTTCCGAGGTCTATGTGCAGTG GTCCGAGCGAACCCATCAGCTGCTCTGAGTTCACTTGTTTTGATGTGCAAAGCTTTTGCAAGTTGGGAT GAAATAAGGAATGGAGAACTACATAATGAAGTTTGCCAGGTCTTGCACGGTTATAAACAG ATGCTAAGGAATGGGGCATGGGACCAATGTATGTCTGCATTGGAGCCACCTGAGAAAGACAAACTATCAAAGTATCAAGTATAA